From a region of the Sporosarcina ureilytica genome:
- a CDS encoding cob(I)yrinic acid a,c-diamide adenosyltransferase, with the protein MKIYTKTGDKGKTSLIGGRVSKDSLRVEAYGTMDELNSFVGKAMTELDAEKFKDILEDLEAIQNELFDGGGDLSNVMKERHYKLTEEPIEVLEKRIDELMDEAPPLEKFILPGGSPASATLHIARTVARRAERRTVTLMNEEEDVPTVVVRYLNRLSDYLFVAARIVNARLQVPDNEYVRSAKVFRTNEMKKGE; encoded by the coding sequence ATGAAAATTTATACGAAAACAGGGGATAAAGGAAAAACAAGTTTAATAGGGGGGCGCGTTAGTAAAGATAGTTTGCGCGTTGAAGCTTACGGCACGATGGATGAGTTGAATTCATTTGTTGGGAAAGCAATGACAGAACTCGATGCAGAAAAATTTAAAGACATACTTGAAGATCTTGAAGCGATACAAAATGAATTATTCGACGGTGGCGGGGATTTATCGAATGTGATGAAAGAGCGCCATTATAAATTAACAGAAGAACCAATTGAAGTGTTGGAAAAGCGTATCGATGAGTTGATGGATGAAGCACCGCCACTTGAAAAGTTTATTTTACCTGGAGGTTCACCAGCATCCGCAACACTCCATATCGCGAGAACAGTGGCGAGGCGTGCGGAACGTCGAACAGTCACGTTAATGAATGAGGAAGAAGATGTACCAACAGTTGTCGTTCGTTATTTAAACCGCTTATCCGATTATTTATTCGTCGCGGCACGGATTGTGAATGCTCGTTTACAAGTCCCAGATAATGAATATGTGCGAAGTGCCAAAGTGTTTCGTACAAATGAAATGAAAAAAGGTGAATAA
- a CDS encoding bifunctional adenosylcobinamide kinase/adenosylcobinamide-phosphate guanylyltransferase, translated as MRVVIGGAHNGKRAYVNSYLEAQKLSGFKWYEGTIPPIGSSPVVVAGLEDWLRCADLDEEEAIQVVMNSLENRSAIVILTDIGRGIVPIDKNERQLRDSCGRLYQKLVAEAEEVIQVWYGIPKKIKGRGNGR; from the coding sequence ATGCGCGTCGTTATCGGCGGTGCCCATAACGGGAAACGGGCTTACGTAAACAGTTATTTAGAAGCGCAAAAGTTAAGCGGTTTTAAATGGTATGAAGGTACAATTCCGCCGATTGGCAGCAGTCCTGTCGTCGTTGCAGGTTTAGAAGACTGGTTGCGATGTGCTGATTTAGATGAGGAAGAAGCAATCCAAGTTGTGATGAATTCACTAGAAAACCGTTCGGCAATCGTCATATTAACAGATATTGGTCGCGGAATTGTGCCAATCGATAAGAATGAGCGGCAATTACGAGACAGTTGCGGGCGGTTGTATCAGAAACTCGTTGCGGAAGCAGAAGAAGTCATACAAGTTTGGTATGGGATTCCAAAAAAGATAAAAGGAAGGGGAAATGGAAGATGA
- a CDS encoding pyridoxal phosphate-dependent aminotransferase: MQLPEHGANPHHLYERLDMPQPKTVLDFSENVNPFGMPERVVHEWPILLSKMTAYPDPIGEPFLSATTRFHQVKKDSVFVGNGAAELLALLAERYRGKRAVIVHPTFSEYESTLRVKDVQIKRIVLSGESGFQLPIEAIQHAMGKADVLYLCTPNNPTGILPTRVEITELIRYGEKVDCEIILDEAFIDFVDETLSFIPDIESYTNLIIVRSMTKMYAIPGIRLGYVIAHPSVISQIKKFAPHWNVNGIAASIGEICLKEKAFVEKSVMHSAREREKLAGFLLAHECIVTESVANFLSFKLNGDRSARQLYVYLLKRGIVLRHSENFLGMDGNWLRVGVKSEADMHVLKEELAKWFADN; this comes from the coding sequence ATGCAATTACCTGAACATGGGGCAAATCCGCATCACCTCTACGAAAGATTAGACATGCCGCAACCTAAAACGGTGCTAGATTTTAGTGAGAATGTAAATCCGTTCGGGATGCCAGAGCGTGTTGTGCATGAATGGCCGATATTACTGTCGAAAATGACGGCTTATCCAGATCCGATAGGAGAACCTTTTTTGTCGGCAACCACTCGTTTTCATCAAGTGAAAAAGGATTCTGTTTTCGTTGGGAATGGCGCAGCAGAACTACTTGCTCTACTCGCGGAAAGATATCGCGGGAAAAGAGCGGTTATTGTTCATCCGACATTTTCCGAATACGAATCTACTTTGCGTGTAAAAGACGTTCAAATTAAACGCATTGTACTGTCTGGAGAAAGTGGCTTTCAATTGCCGATAGAAGCTATCCAGCATGCAATGGGAAAAGCGGATGTCCTTTATTTATGTACACCGAATAATCCAACAGGCATATTGCCTACGCGCGTTGAAATTACCGAACTCATTCGCTACGGTGAAAAAGTCGATTGTGAGATTATTTTGGATGAAGCCTTTATTGATTTTGTTGATGAAACATTGTCGTTCATTCCAGATATCGAATCGTACACAAATCTCATCATTGTTCGTTCGATGACGAAAATGTATGCCATTCCAGGCATCCGGCTCGGGTATGTCATTGCACATCCTTCCGTCATTTCACAAATTAAGAAGTTTGCGCCGCACTGGAATGTTAATGGAATTGCCGCTTCGATTGGAGAAATTTGTTTAAAAGAAAAGGCTTTTGTTGAGAAGTCCGTGATGCATAGTGCACGTGAAAGGGAAAAGTTAGCCGGTTTTTTACTGGCACATGAATGTATTGTGACGGAATCTGTTGCGAATTTTTTATCGTTTAAATTAAATGGCGATAGAAGTGCACGCCAGCTTTACGTATATTTATTGAAACGCGGCATTGTGTTACGCCATTCAGAAAACTTTCTAGGAATGGACGGGAACTGGTTGCGGGTTGGTGTGAAAAGTGAAGCGGATATGCATGTGTTAAAAGAGGAGTTAGCCAAATGGTTCGCGGACAATTAA
- a CDS encoding bifunctional adenosylcobinamide kinase/adenosylcobinamide-phosphate guanylyltransferase, with protein MVRGQLTFISGGVRSGKSAYAERLLTDASQRKHGRLVYIASGTPTDEEMSERIQKHQDDRADFNWTTIEQPIDFGQVLPFIQTGDYILWDCLTTWLANELYAGYETGTPCVNRPDCMEQKVEDLIDRIDAILKKASHLVIVSNEVLHEVAPNEVETEKYRAWIGEIHQKIVAKSQTAIEMESGIPIFWKGERG; from the coding sequence ATGGTTCGCGGACAATTAACATTTATTAGCGGCGGTGTCCGAAGTGGGAAAAGTGCTTATGCGGAAAGGCTTTTGACCGATGCAAGTCAGAGGAAACATGGGCGACTCGTCTATATTGCGTCTGGTACGCCGACGGATGAAGAAATGAGTGAACGGATTCAAAAGCATCAAGATGACCGTGCTGATTTTAATTGGACAACGATTGAACAACCGATCGATTTTGGACAAGTTTTGCCGTTCATTCAAACAGGCGATTACATATTATGGGACTGTTTGACGACTTGGTTGGCGAATGAATTGTATGCAGGATACGAAACAGGCACCCCTTGCGTAAATCGACCTGATTGCATGGAACAAAAAGTTGAGGACCTCATTGATCGTATCGATGCCATATTAAAAAAAGCATCGCATCTTGTAATTGTTTCCAATGAAGTCCTTCATGAGGTTGCGCCAAATGAAGTGGAGACGGAAAAGTATCGCGCATGGATTGGTGAAATCCACCAAAAAATTGTAGCTAAATCACAAACTGCAATTGAAATGGAAAGTGGGATACCGATCTTTTGGAAAGGGGAGAGGGGATGA
- a CDS encoding 3-hydroxybutyryl-CoA dehydrogenase: MEIKKVMVIGAGQMGGGIAQVCAQAGYDVILNDIQEESFNKGLAVITKNLARNVERGRMSEGDKEAVLSRITKSLDLSDAKNADIVIEAAVENMEIKRSIFAQLDEIAPAHTILATNTSSLPITEIAAATNRPEKVIGMHFMNPVPVMKLVEIIRGLATADEVYQAVEDMTNALSKVPVEVNDFPGFVANRVLMPMINEAVYTLYEGVATKEAIDEVMKLGMNHPMGPLQLADFIGLDTCLYIMETLHEGFGDSKYRPCPLLRKYVKAGWLGKKSGRGFYEYN; the protein is encoded by the coding sequence ATGGAAATTAAAAAAGTAATGGTAATCGGTGCCGGACAAATGGGTGGGGGAATTGCACAAGTATGTGCCCAGGCTGGTTATGATGTCATTTTAAATGATATTCAAGAAGAATCTTTCAACAAAGGATTGGCGGTCATAACGAAAAATCTTGCAAGAAATGTTGAAAGAGGCCGTATGTCTGAAGGTGACAAGGAAGCCGTTCTCAGTCGGATTACAAAGTCGCTTGATTTATCAGATGCGAAGAATGCAGATATCGTGATTGAAGCAGCGGTTGAAAATATGGAAATAAAACGTTCAATCTTTGCACAATTAGATGAAATTGCGCCAGCACATACAATTCTCGCAACAAACACATCTTCACTGCCAATTACTGAAATTGCTGCAGCAACGAATCGACCTGAAAAAGTGATTGGTATGCACTTTATGAATCCAGTCCCAGTGATGAAACTGGTTGAAATTATTCGCGGACTCGCAACGGCAGATGAAGTCTATCAAGCGGTTGAGGATATGACGAACGCTTTATCAAAAGTACCTGTTGAAGTAAATGACTTTCCTGGATTCGTCGCAAACCGCGTATTAATGCCGATGATTAACGAAGCGGTTTATACGCTATACGAAGGGGTTGCAACGAAGGAAGCGATTGATGAAGTGATGAAGCTCGGGATGAATCATCCGATGGGGCCACTTCAACTTGCAGACTTTATCGGACTCGATACGTGCCTTTATATTATGGAAACATTACATGAAGGATTTGGCGACTCGAAATATCGTCCTTGTCCACTACTCAGAAAATACGTGAAAGCAGGCTGGCTCGGCAAGAAATCTGGGCGCGGTTTTTACGAATACAACTAA
- the cobS gene encoding adenosylcobinamide-GDP ribazoletransferase: MNGILLALQFFTVLPIHKEIPLNRKEVTMMYCALPFIGGAIGLTMYGVYEIAANILQFGPLLTAVLVVLTWIGLTGGLHVDGWADTADAFFSYRTREKRLGILEDPRLGAFGAMALVLLMIMKIALIHEVILQDMGAVYLFMMIPFLARAGLNICFSTLRPAKSTGIAHFFREKLAPTVVIVVTVFSSMLILFAYYYGTNQWLPPVILAGSIAAAIFLFRRWAMKHFHGMTGDLAGAFIEGMEALLWLIVLCLL; this comes from the coding sequence ATGAACGGTATTTTATTGGCATTACAATTTTTCACGGTGCTTCCGATTCATAAAGAAATTCCGCTAAATCGAAAAGAAGTCACGATGATGTATTGCGCACTTCCGTTTATTGGCGGGGCAATTGGATTAACGATGTACGGTGTTTATGAAATAGCAGCGAATATTTTACAGTTTGGTCCATTGTTAACAGCGGTCCTCGTTGTTCTGACGTGGATTGGTTTGACAGGCGGTCTCCATGTAGATGGCTGGGCAGATACGGCGGATGCATTTTTCTCTTATCGGACACGAGAAAAACGTCTGGGAATATTAGAAGACCCGCGTCTCGGCGCGTTCGGGGCAATGGCACTTGTTCTGTTAATGATCATGAAAATCGCTTTGATTCATGAAGTGATCCTGCAGGATATGGGAGCAGTGTATCTTTTTATGATGATTCCTTTTTTAGCGAGAGCGGGATTGAATATTTGCTTTTCCACGCTTAGGCCTGCTAAAAGTACAGGCATTGCGCATTTCTTTCGGGAGAAACTTGCGCCAACTGTTGTGATAGTCGTTACGGTATTCAGTAGCATGCTGATTTTATTCGCTTATTATTATGGTACAAATCAATGGCTTCCGCCTGTTATACTCGCCGGAAGTATTGCAGCAGCGATTTTTTTATTCCGCCGCTGGGCGATGAAGCACTTCCACGGCATGACGGGTGATTTAGCAGGTGCTTTTATCGAAGGAATGGAGGCGTTATTATGGCTCATCGTGTTGTGCTTACTTTAA
- a CDS encoding cobyric acid synthase, translating into MMNGLIVLGTASDSGKSMICTALCRILADEQVQVAPFKSQNLSPFTVTLENGIEISRAQYIQALAARTKPTLYMNPIMLKPSSPMHTEVSILGGHFGVRDGFAYRDMFFDQAVGAIRHSLKKLSEKYETVIIEGAGSPAEVNLNDREVVNMRVAEMADVPALLLADIDRGGAIASIVGTLQLLAPEHRARVKGIIVNKFHGDIAFFQDGIEFIESYTGIPVVGVIPFKEDHGIEEEDMDRPVSNSPAHIDRYDAWAEHVKCHLNWPLVKEIIAQGVSR; encoded by the coding sequence ATGATGAATGGCTTAATCGTCTTAGGAACTGCTTCAGACTCAGGAAAGTCGATGATTTGTACAGCGCTCTGCCGTATTTTGGCAGATGAACAAGTTCAAGTCGCACCATTCAAATCTCAAAATTTATCTCCTTTCACAGTCACGCTTGAAAATGGGATTGAAATCAGCAGAGCGCAGTATATTCAAGCTTTGGCGGCCAGAACAAAACCAACTCTCTATATGAATCCAATTATGTTAAAGCCTAGTTCTCCAATGCATACGGAAGTTAGTATATTAGGGGGCCACTTCGGTGTTAGAGATGGTTTTGCCTATCGGGATATGTTTTTTGATCAAGCAGTCGGCGCAATTCGTCATTCGCTTAAAAAGTTATCCGAAAAATACGAGACCGTCATCATTGAAGGTGCTGGAAGTCCGGCGGAAGTAAATCTAAACGACCGGGAAGTCGTCAATATGCGTGTTGCGGAAATGGCAGATGTTCCCGCGTTGTTATTGGCAGATATTGACCGCGGTGGTGCCATTGCGTCTATAGTTGGCACGCTTCAACTATTAGCACCTGAGCATCGCGCGCGAGTGAAAGGCATTATTGTGAATAAATTTCATGGAGACATTGCGTTTTTTCAGGATGGCATTGAATTTATTGAATCGTATACAGGGATTCCGGTCGTTGGAGTTATTCCTTTTAAAGAGGACCACGGAATAGAAGAGGAAGATATGGATAGACCCGTTTCAAATTCACCTGCACATATTGATAGATACGATGCGTGGGCAGAACATGTGAAATGTCATTTGAATTGGCCATTGGTGAAAGAAATCATTGCGCAAGGAGTCTCGCGATGA
- the cbiB gene encoding adenosylcobinamide-phosphate synthase CbiB gives MPAHFLAIAIGFFLDRLIGDPPNWPHPVRWIGQFISYMTDILNKGRFRTLKGACLLLVTVSLVFIVVFMIVMLSYEVHIFVGIAVEGVLIAIGLAQKSLRDASLEVYEPLAGGDLKEARHKLSHIVGRDTDRLNEREIAQATVETVSENTADGITSPMFWAFLFGAPGLWLYKAVNTLDSMVGYRNERYKAFGKFSARTDDVLNFIPARLTGFMIICYAPNRGGISFFKRLAGWVRDARRHASPNSGYMEAATAWQLGIQLGGASTYRGVMSKRPTIGPSEKSLNAKHIKEAIFEMHFISFLFWFTITTIGVFIHAIT, from the coding sequence ATCCCAGCTCATTTTTTAGCCATTGCAATCGGCTTTTTCCTTGATAGACTCATTGGAGATCCACCAAATTGGCCGCATCCAGTGCGTTGGATCGGTCAGTTTATTTCATATATGACCGATATTTTAAATAAAGGACGCTTCCGCACACTAAAAGGTGCATGCTTATTATTAGTTACTGTTTCGCTCGTCTTTATCGTTGTTTTTATGATTGTTATGTTAAGTTATGAAGTACATATTTTTGTAGGGATTGCTGTGGAAGGCGTTTTGATTGCTATTGGACTTGCCCAAAAAAGTTTGCGTGATGCTTCTCTCGAGGTTTATGAACCGTTAGCGGGTGGAGATTTGAAGGAAGCACGCCATAAACTTTCCCACATTGTCGGAAGAGACACCGACCGCTTGAATGAGCGAGAAATTGCGCAAGCGACAGTAGAAACGGTGTCAGAAAATACAGCTGACGGGATCACTTCTCCAATGTTTTGGGCGTTTTTATTTGGTGCCCCCGGATTATGGCTGTATAAAGCGGTAAACACATTGGACTCAATGGTTGGCTACCGGAATGAGCGATACAAAGCGTTCGGAAAATTTTCGGCAAGAACAGATGATGTTTTGAACTTTATTCCTGCACGTCTCACAGGATTTATGATCATTTGTTATGCGCCGAATCGTGGTGGCATTTCATTTTTCAAGCGATTGGCTGGCTGGGTACGCGATGCGCGTCGTCATGCGAGTCCGAATAGCGGTTATATGGAAGCTGCAACGGCTTGGCAATTAGGGATTCAATTGGGTGGTGCGTCTACGTATCGGGGCGTAATGTCAAAACGTCCAACAATTGGACCGAGCGAGAAAAGCTTAAACGCAAAACATATTAAAGAAGCGATTTTTGAAATGCATTTTATATCCTTTCTATTTTGGTTTACGATCACGACGATTGGGGTGTTTATTCATGCAATTACCTGA
- a CDS encoding ECF transporter S component — MRLKQLTLAAMFAALCAIGGLLKIPLGIGSTALDSTPALVASAFLPPIYAGMTALIGHSASALYAGFPLGPFHLLIALEMLAIIYVFARLHQAEYQVSKWVFFIVANGLLAPLPFYFLISPSFYVGVVPGILIATIFNAVIAAVVLPVVQNVWRERLGVLR, encoded by the coding sequence GTGAGGCTGAAACAACTTACGTTAGCGGCGATGTTTGCAGCTTTATGTGCAATTGGGGGACTACTGAAAATCCCACTTGGCATTGGGTCGACTGCGTTAGATTCCACTCCAGCATTAGTGGCATCGGCATTTTTACCGCCTATCTATGCAGGAATGACAGCTTTAATCGGACATAGTGCTTCGGCTTTATACGCAGGTTTTCCATTAGGTCCTTTTCATCTGCTAATCGCGCTTGAAATGTTAGCGATTATTTATGTTTTTGCACGTTTGCATCAGGCGGAGTATCAAGTTAGTAAATGGGTGTTTTTTATCGTCGCGAATGGTTTGCTTGCACCGTTACCGTTTTACTTTCTCATTTCACCGAGTTTTTATGTTGGGGTTGTGCCCGGAATTTTGATAGCCACGATTTTTAATGCGGTGATTGCAGCGGTTGTTCTTCCGGTTGTACAAAATGTTTGGCGCGAACGTCTTGGTGTTTTACGATGA
- a CDS encoding acetyl-CoA C-acetyltransferase produces MNRTVIVDGARTPFGRFGGALSTLSASELGGVAIQEALSRAGVKNDEVDEVIIGTVLQAGQGQIPSRQAATKAGLPWNVKTETINKVCASGMRSVTLGDQLIRLGDEEVIVAGGMESMSNAPYYLPKGRFGLKMGDAPLVDGMIYDGLSCAFSPDRVHMGTYGNETADAYTLTREQQDEWALRSHKLAVEAVDKGLFEKEIVAVEIPQRKGNPVVVDVDEAPRRDTSLDVLAKLRPAFGKDGTITAGNAPGVNDGACALVLMNEDRAKKEGKTPLAYIVGHAEVAIEPKNFPQTPGLVINKLLEKTGKTLEEIDLFEINEAFAAVALASSQIAKLDADKVNVNGGAVALGHPIGASGARIILTLAYELKRRGGGIGIASICSGGGQGDAIMIEVPKN; encoded by the coding sequence ATGAATAGAACAGTCATAGTAGATGGGGCACGTACACCGTTTGGACGTTTTGGAGGTGCATTGTCAACGCTTTCCGCTAGTGAATTGGGGGGCGTAGCAATTCAAGAAGCATTATCCCGTGCTGGTGTAAAAAATGACGAGGTCGACGAGGTCATTATCGGCACTGTTTTACAAGCGGGACAAGGACAAATTCCTTCTCGACAAGCAGCAACGAAGGCAGGTCTTCCTTGGAACGTAAAAACAGAAACGATTAATAAGGTTTGTGCTTCTGGCATGCGGAGCGTTACGCTGGGCGATCAATTGATTCGTCTTGGGGACGAAGAGGTTATCGTTGCAGGTGGAATGGAGTCCATGTCAAACGCGCCTTATTATTTACCGAAAGGCCGATTTGGTTTGAAGATGGGGGATGCGCCATTAGTTGACGGGATGATTTACGATGGCTTATCTTGTGCATTTTCGCCGGACCGCGTCCATATGGGGACGTACGGAAACGAAACGGCAGATGCGTATACGTTAACACGTGAGCAGCAAGATGAATGGGCTTTACGCAGTCACAAGCTTGCAGTAGAAGCGGTTGACAAAGGTCTTTTTGAAAAAGAAATTGTCGCAGTTGAAATTCCACAACGAAAAGGCAATCCAGTAGTAGTGGATGTTGACGAAGCGCCTAGACGAGATACCTCTCTTGATGTACTCGCTAAGCTACGTCCAGCTTTTGGAAAAGACGGCACGATTACAGCAGGAAATGCGCCGGGTGTCAATGACGGAGCGTGTGCACTTGTTTTGATGAATGAAGATCGCGCTAAGAAAGAAGGAAAGACACCACTCGCTTACATTGTCGGGCATGCGGAAGTGGCAATCGAACCTAAAAACTTTCCACAAACACCTGGACTAGTGATTAATAAACTACTTGAGAAAACTGGGAAGACATTAGAGGAAATTGATTTATTCGAAATTAACGAAGCGTTTGCGGCAGTTGCGCTCGCAAGCTCTCAAATTGCGAAATTAGACGCGGATAAAGTGAATGTTAACGGCGGGGCGGTTGCACTTGGTCATCCAATTGGTGCAAGTGGTGCACGTATTATTTTAACGCTCGCGTATGAACTAAAACGTCGTGGTGGGGGCATTGGTATTGCATCGATTTGCTCTGGGGGCGGACAAGGCGATGCGATTATGATTGAAGTACCGAAAAATTAA
- a CDS encoding histidine phosphatase family protein: protein MAHRVVLTLIRHLPTAGNIKRQYIGWTDESIVENEINELPWQPSVVYGSDLRRCQESAHLYFPKATYQSDHRFRESNFGDWEGKTYELLKRDSAYRSWINSPYRCQPPNGESLAEVKARVLQAIYDLPSGEEDYFIVTHGGPIRILLTEFAPEQNDFWSWIIPHQSVWQLRWDCEQDLREGKRCASLSAVPITGNGLT from the coding sequence ATGGCTCATCGTGTTGTGCTTACTTTAATTCGCCACTTACCGACGGCTGGTAATATAAAGCGTCAATATATCGGTTGGACGGATGAGTCGATTGTGGAAAATGAGATCAATGAGTTGCCGTGGCAACCCTCCGTCGTGTATGGAAGCGATTTACGACGTTGCCAAGAAAGTGCCCATCTCTATTTTCCAAAGGCGACTTATCAAAGTGATCATCGTTTTCGAGAAAGTAATTTTGGCGATTGGGAAGGAAAAACGTATGAATTGTTGAAAAGGGACAGTGCGTATCGTTCTTGGATTAATTCCCCATATCGTTGCCAACCGCCAAATGGTGAAAGTTTAGCAGAAGTGAAAGCACGTGTTTTACAAGCAATTTATGATTTGCCTAGCGGGGAAGAGGACTATTTTATCGTGACGCACGGCGGACCGATTCGAATTTTATTGACGGAGTTTGCGCCGGAACAAAACGATTTTTGGTCATGGATAATTCCTCATCAATCTGTTTGGCAACTTCGGTGGGATTGCGAACAAGATTTAAGGGAGGGGAAACGATGCGCGTCGTTATCGGCGGTGCCCATAACGGGAAACGGGCTTACGTAA
- a CDS encoding (Fe-S)-binding protein, with amino-acid sequence MSPLLVVNWILFLGVTAYALALFTYLIRTRIQFIKLGRKEEFDESVKERLRNIWVYVFGQKKLLKDKKSGIIHVLFFYGFILVQFGAIDLIWKGLKPGSHLPLGPVYGAFTFFQEIVVLTILVAVVWAFHRRYVEKLVRLKRGWQSGLVLIFIGGLMLSTLLSNGMNIIWQGKGLTWTEPVASTIAAVFSFLPEVGAATIFFVGWWVHLLILLTFLIYVPQSKHAHLIAGPVNTYFHRLDNAGTLKPIDFSAMEEMDDDDEMPALGVGKITDFTQLQMIDFYACVECGRCTNMCPAAGTGKMLSPMDLITKLRDHLTNHGALVTKQQPWVPTPMFKQSPGNQIALAAGAEGAVIEDIYSPSLIGDVITEEEIWACTTCRNCEDQCPVMNEHVDKIIDLRRHLVMTEGKMDPDAQRAMTNIERQGNPWGLNRKEKENWRDARPELHIPTVKEVKKAGEEFEYLFWVGSMGAFDNRSQKIALSFAHLMNKAGVKFAILGNKEKNSGDTPRRLGNEFLFQELAESNIKEFEKAGVTKIVTVDPHAYNIFKNEYPDFGFEAEVIHHTEMLYDLVKNGVLTPEHAIDETITFHDSCYLGRYNEVYDPPREILKAIPGVELIEMKRNREDGMCCGAGGGLMWMEEDTGHRVNVARTEQALEVSPGIISSGCPYCLTMLSDGTKAVEVEDKVGTYDIAELLERSIFGEDFEPAVEEVETVSQ; translated from the coding sequence TTGAGTCCATTATTAGTCGTTAACTGGATTTTGTTTCTAGGAGTGACGGCGTACGCCCTTGCGCTTTTTACCTATTTGATAAGGACAAGAATACAATTTATTAAACTAGGTCGAAAAGAAGAGTTTGATGAAAGCGTCAAGGAACGTCTGCGCAACATTTGGGTGTATGTGTTTGGGCAAAAGAAACTATTAAAAGACAAAAAGAGTGGAATTATTCACGTTTTGTTCTTCTATGGTTTTATTCTCGTACAATTTGGGGCAATTGATTTAATTTGGAAGGGGTTAAAGCCGGGGTCTCATCTACCGCTTGGCCCAGTATACGGGGCGTTTACTTTTTTCCAAGAGATTGTTGTATTAACGATTTTAGTGGCGGTTGTATGGGCATTCCACCGTCGTTACGTTGAAAAGCTTGTTCGTCTAAAAAGGGGTTGGCAGTCGGGACTTGTTCTGATTTTCATTGGCGGATTAATGCTTTCGACACTTTTATCAAATGGAATGAATATTATATGGCAAGGTAAAGGATTAACTTGGACTGAACCGGTTGCATCAACGATTGCAGCAGTGTTTAGTTTTCTGCCTGAAGTAGGAGCAGCAACAATCTTCTTCGTCGGCTGGTGGGTGCATTTATTAATCCTATTAACATTCCTCATCTACGTGCCGCAGTCTAAGCATGCGCACTTAATTGCAGGACCTGTGAATACGTATTTTCACCGTCTGGACAATGCGGGGACATTGAAGCCAATCGATTTCTCAGCAATGGAAGAAATGGATGATGACGATGAAATGCCAGCGCTTGGTGTTGGGAAGATTACAGATTTCACACAACTTCAAATGATTGATTTTTACGCTTGTGTTGAATGCGGGCGTTGTACAAATATGTGTCCGGCGGCCGGAACAGGAAAAATGTTATCGCCGATGGACTTAATTACAAAACTACGTGACCACTTAACAAATCACGGTGCACTTGTCACAAAGCAACAACCATGGGTGCCTACACCTATGTTTAAGCAATCACCAGGAAACCAAATTGCCCTAGCAGCTGGTGCTGAAGGTGCAGTAATAGAGGATATTTATAGCCCATCCCTTATCGGTGATGTCATTACTGAAGAAGAAATTTGGGCTTGTACGACATGTCGTAACTGTGAAGACCAATGTCCGGTTATGAACGAACATGTTGATAAAATTATTGACCTTCGTCGTCATCTCGTGATGACAGAAGGAAAGATGGATCCAGATGCACAGCGCGCAATGACGAATATTGAGCGTCAAGGAAATCCATGGGGACTCAACCGTAAGGAAAAAGAAAACTGGAGAGATGCACGTCCGGAATTACATATTCCAACGGTGAAAGAAGTGAAAAAAGCTGGCGAAGAATTCGAATACTTATTCTGGGTCGGTTCAATGGGGGCTTTTGATAATCGTTCACAAAAAATCGCATTGTCATTCGCACATCTGATGAACAAAGCCGGTGTCAAATTTGCAATTTTAGGAAATAAAGAGAAAAACTCTGGAGATACACCGAGAAGACTTGGAAACGAGTTTTTATTCCAAGAACTGGCGGAATCAAATATTAAAGAGTTTGAAAAAGCAGGCGTCACGAAGATTGTTACAGTTGACCCGCATGCTTACAACATCTTTAAAAATGAATACCCTGATTTTGGTTTTGAAGCAGAAGTCATTCACCACACGGAAATGTTATATGACCTTGTGAAAAATGGCGTTTTAACACCAGAACATGCAATTGACGAAACAATTACATTCCATGACTCTTGTTACTTAGGTCGTTACAACGAAGTTTATGACCCGCCGCGTGAGATTTTGAAAGCGATTCCGGGCGTAGAATTAATCGAGATGAAGCGAAACCGCGAAGACGGCATGTGCTGTGGAGCGGGCGGAGGACTCATGTGGATGGAAGAAGATACAGGTCATCGCGTCAACGTTGCGCGTACAGAACAGGCACTCGAAGTAAGTCCAGGCATTATTTCTTCTGGATGTCCATATTGTTTAACGATGTTGTCTGATGGAACGAAAGCAGTTGAAGTTGAAGACAAAGTCGGAACATATGATATTGCGGAATTGCTTGAGCGTTCAATTTTTGGAGAAGACTTCGAGCCGGCAGTAGAAGAAGTAGAAACAGTTTCACAATAA